The sequence below is a genomic window from Deltaproteobacteria bacterium.
CAGGCTGCCTTCCCACCCCGCTTCAGCGAGACAGTGGCAACATGTTGCCAGGAGGGTTCCCTTTCCCTGAAGGAAAGAGCAGGGTTACAGCGGCGGGACCGCTCCCGATTTGCACGGGATTCCCTATTGAGCCCAGATGGGCACCTGAGTTGTGAGTATCCCTTTTACTATAGCGAAAGAGCAAAAATCAAGTGAAAAATTCAACTGCCATGTTCAGCCGATCAGCTGATTATGGCGGTCGTTGGATGTCATTTTACTTGTTTCAAGGCCTGCAACCCTCGCCCTTTACTGCATGAATTCTGGGACGTAGGCGTACAGGGCGGGTGAGCCGCCGGTGTGGACGAAGAGCACGTTTTCATCTTTACGGAAGTAATCCTTTCTCAGCAGATCGATGAGGCCGGCCATTGCCTTGCCGGTGTAGACGGGGTCTAGAAGAATTGCTTCAGTTCTGGCCACCAGCTTAACGGCTTCCACCATCTCAGGCGTGGGCAGGGAGTACCCCGGCCCCACATAATCAGCAAAGCAAAGCACGGCATCTCTTGGTATTCCTGCTGCAATTCCGAGAAGAGAGGCAGTTTGCTCCGCAAGATGGTGTACTATTTCTTCCTGAATCTCCTTGGGGCGGCTGACATTGATGCCAATTACGTCAATATTGCTGTTGGTCCCGGAGAAACCGGTTACCAGGCCGGCGTGAGTGCCAGCACTGCCGCTGGCACAGACCACCTGATCTATTCTGACACCATTTTCAAACGCTTGCGCCAGTATTTCTTCGGCACAGGCCACATAGCCGAGGGCGCCAATGGGAGTGGAAGCACCACCTGGTATCACGTATGCTTTTCCTCCCTCTGCTGCCACCTCTGCTGCCACCTGCTGCATTTCTTGCATCATATCGGAGCCGCCGGGTACAACTTTAATTTTTTCTACTCCCATGAGATGAAAGAGCAAGTTGTTGCCGCTGGCCTTGGGGCTGTAGCTGCCTGGAACGCGTTCCTCCAGAACCAGGCGGCATTTCAGGCCTTCTTTAACTGCGGCAGCCAGAGTCAAGCGACAGTGATTGGACTGGACCGCGCCGCAGGTAATGAGGGTGTCAACCTGCTGGGCGAGGGCGTCGGCAACGAGAAATTCCAGCTTTCTGGTCTTGTTGCCGCCGGCAGCCAGACCAAGAAGGTCGTCCCTTTTCATGTAAATGGTGGGGCCACCTAGGGCTCGGGAAAGACGGGAAAGCTTTTCCAGAGGGGTGCGGCCTTCAGTATATCGTCTGCGAGGAAAGCGCGCTAGGTTCATAACGATTCCTTTCTTTGCATTGAGTGAGCCTGGTGTAGAAGCGGCCTTGCAGCCGACTGCTTCTCTGATAAAGGTCAGCCGAAAAATAGCCGGCTTTCAACTCTGACTAGATCCTCCCATGGCCTGGCGACTGGCGCCCTCAGTGCAAGTGATGTTTGCAAAAAGCAATTTGCCGAGGCAAATTTCCAGAGGCGCTTAACAGCTGTCAGAGAGTGGTTCGATTCCAGCCTGGCGAATGGCAGCCCTGGCGAGCAGGCCGAGCGAATCAAAGTAGGGCACCTGGAGATGCTCCTGGCTCAAAGCCAGAGGAATCTCGGTGCAGCCGGCAACTATCCCTGCTGCTCCCCTGCGGATGAGTCTGCCGACAACCTCGATGAGATCGGCCCTGATTGCAGGACGCGAACGTTGGGGGGAGCTTTTCTTGAGATCGTAGATGGCCTGCATAACCAGATTCTGGTCGGCTGCCTCGCAGGTGATGGTCTCGATATCACTTTCACTTAGACGCTTCTGGAATGCCCGGCCCTGAATTGTACCTGAAGTGGCCAGCAACCCTACCTTTTTGACTCCGGGATGTTGAGTCGCTATAGCCTCTGCTACCATATCAAAGATTGAAAGGATCGGCAAGGTTGTCTGTTCCTGCAATTCTTCCAGGAAATAGTGAGCCGAGACACAGGGAATGATGATGAAATCCGCACCGGCCTGCGCCAGTGTCCTGCATCCTTGCACCAGCATGGGCACAGGGGACTCTCCTTTGCCAGTAATGGCTGCAGTGCGGTCGGGCACCTCTGGATTCGAGTAGATGATGACCCGCAAATGGTCCTGATCTCTTGTTGCCGGGGTATTTTGAATTATCATGGCAAAGCAAGCCAGAGTTGCTTCAGGTCCCATACCACCTAGAATACCGATGACTTTTCGTGACATTTGTGCCCGCCTCTTTTATGGTGCACTCAGACCAGAATCTGGCTGAGAAAGTCTCTGGTGCGTTCGTACTTGGGATTCCTGAAGAATTGCTCGTCCGTACCTCGTTCGACAATCTTGCCCTCGTCCATGAAGATAATTTCGTCCGCCACCTCCCTGGCAAAGCCCATTTCGTGAGTCACCACGATCATGGTCATTCCCTCTTTGGCAAGGTCAACCATGACTTCGAGTACCTCGTTGATCATTTCTGGATCCAGCGCTGAAGTGGGCTCATCGAACAGCATGTACTTCGGTTCCATAGCCAGACTGCGAGCAATGGCAACCCGCTGCTGTTGTCCCCCTGAAAGGTTGGCCGGGTATTCGTGGGCCTTATCGGGTATGCCCACCCTTTCAAGGAGCTCCATGGCCTTTTTCTCCGCCTCCTTTTTGGTTTTCTTGAGCACTTTCATGGGAGCAAGGCTGATGTTGCGAAGGGCCGTCATGTGCGGGTACAGTTCGAAGCGCTGAAATACCATACCGATCTTCTGTCTGAGCTGATAAAAGTTGGTTTTGGGATCGCTCAGGGAGGTGCCGTCAACCAGGATCTCTCCTTGTTGATACGGCTCCAGTCCGTTGATACAGCGAAGGAGGGTGCTCTTGCCGGAACCACTTGGCCCACAAATTACCACGGTCTGCCCTCGACGGATTGTCTCGTTGATGTCGATGAGCACTTGAAAATCACCGAACCACTTGCTGACATTCTTGATTTCTATCATAGGATTCCTGACTTCCTCGCCTTTCCTTCAAAGTGGAGAGATATCTTGGAACCGATAAAGCAGAAAACGAAAAAGACAATGGCAACGAATCCGAACAGCTGAATTGAACGCACCTCCAGGTTGTCTACAATTGAGGTACGTCTGACAAACTCCTGCACACCGATGACGAAGGCAAGGCTGGTGTCCTGGAAAGTGACGATGGATTGGGTGATCAGGCTGGGCAGCATGCGTCTGAAAGCCAGAGGGATCAGAATATAACGAGCTGTCTGCGAATAAGTCAGACCTGTGGAGTAGGCCGCATGTATCAAGTCTCTACTGATAGACTGGTAGCCGGCGCGAAATATCTCTCCAAAATACGTTGCTTCAAAGATAATGAATGAAATGACTGCTGAGAGAAAGGGATTGAGAGGTCTGCCGGCGAATATGGGCATAACGAAATAGAACCAGAATATGACCAGAATAAGCGGCATATTGCGGACAAAATTGACGTAGACAGTGACTGGTTGATAGATCCACTTGCTCCTCGAAATCCTGCCCAGACCCACCATGATCCCCAGGGCAATTCCTCCTGCCAGAGCCCAGAAAGTGAGCTGGAGGGTAACCAGAAATCCCCCCATCAAGAACGGCAGGTTGCGGGCCACAGCATCGAACATCATTGCCTCCCGATCATGCCGGGAATCTTGAATTTGGCTTCAATGATCCCCATGAGGCGCACCACGGTGAGTCCAAGGAGCAGGTAGATCAACATGGCTCCTGTAGTTGCCTCCAAGCCGTGGAAGGTTTCAGCGTCGATTCGGTAGCTCATAAAAGTCAATTCAGCCACTCCTATGGTCATGGCGATGGATGAATTCTTGAAAATTGTGAGAAACTCAGTGGTGATAGGTGGTATGATGATTCGCAGGGCATACGGGATAATCACATAACGATACATTTGGTAGTAGGTCATTCCAGTTGACAGAACTGCCTGATATTGCTCTTTGTTGATAGAGGCAAAGCCGGCGCGCATGTGTTCAGCTACACGTGAGGCCGTATACAGTCCCAGAGCAAAAATAGAAACGTAGTAGTTGAGACCCAGAATCTGGTTGATTTCCCTGCCGATATGTTCACCGAAAATCATGGGCCCGGCATAGTACCAGAAGAAAAGCTGGACCAGGAAAGGTATATTTCGAAAGAGTTCAGTGTAGGCCGTGGCAACGAAGCGCAACCAGCGCCACGGGGTCACCCGCAGGGTTCCAATCATAATGCCGAGGAACAGTGCGATGATCCAGGCGATGAAACCGATCTTCAAGGTGAGCCAGATGCCTTGCAGCAGCCAAATGCCGTAAGGCTGCCGCCACAGTACGCCCCAGTCGAACGTGTAGTTCATTCCCATGAGTTGTATTCCAGACAGGGAGAAGCAGAGGGAGGCCGACAAACCTCCCTCTATCGAGAAGAAGAGCTATTTTTTCCACCAACCGTCTGAAATGGGATAGACCATCATCTGTAGATAGTTCCTGTAGGCTTCGGACATAGGGATGGGGACAACACCATTGGGTCCCATCCATTTATCGTACAGTTCAAAGAATTTGCCGGTCTTGATGGACCAGATTATGGTGTTGTTAACGAAGTCCCGGAAGTCGGAGTTTCCCTCACGCATAATATAGGCATAGGGTTCGTAGGCAATAGCAAAGGGGACGGTCATCCATTTTTCCGGGTGCTGATCTTTCATTCGCAATCCTTCCAGAAGACTGCGGTCAGTGGAGTAGGCCTCGATTTTTCCACTTTTCAAAGCCAACATTCCCTGAGGATGGGTTTCAGTGACAACAATGTCCCTGGGTTTAAATTTACCTTGTTTGGCCAGAGCTTCCACTGCCCGCAGGTTCGTTGTCCCCCTGGCGGCACCCACCCGTTTGCCGTTGAGATCCTCCAGCTTGGTGATGCCGCTGTCCTTGGCAACCAGGAAGGTGGTCTCTGAGAAGAAGAAAATCATGCTAAAATCAGCCTGTTCTTCCCGCTTCTGGGTGTAGGTGGTGGAGCCCATTTCCACGTCGATGGTACCGTTTACTACCATGGGTATACGAGTTTTCGGGGTAACGGTGTACGGTACTATCTCAATTTTCTTGCCGAATCGTTTGCTGAGGTTTTCCGCCAACAGATGAGCCATATCTACAGAAAAGCCAACGTGCTTTCCCACCTTTGGGTCCACATAGGCGAAAGGTATGGATCCCTCCCTGAACCCCAGTTTGATCTTGCCTGTCTTCTCTATCTGGTCCATGGTCTGATCAGCCAAGACCGGCGCGGCCAAAAGAGACACACAGCAGGCAATTGCCAGAGCAATTATCCCTACTCTCTTCATTTTTTCCTCCTTTGCCTGGTGATGTGATGCAGATGAAATGATTGGACCGGAACAGTGCTTTAATGGAGCCAGCTCCGTACCCTGTACTTTTCCCGAGCAAGCGCTGTTCCGGGGCCCGCAATAAGATGCAAACCACTATAGCGCATCACGGTTTCCGAAGCAACAACAGGCCCGTCCTCCACATTCACGGTTTTATGGGCTTGAGGGGTATGTAACCGTGTACTGTTGAAGAACGAGTCCTCGACTCTCTCCAGTGAAAAGAGAACATTGCACAGACTGTAAAGAGGGAGTATTCTGGTTGATACTGACGTCGTGTGTTCCCTGTGGCAGAGGGTTGCTTTTCACAGTTGGGACTTGCGCAGACTTAGCAGCAAGGTTGAGGGTTCCGACCATGCTGAGAATCTCAGACGAAATAGCTGTGCTAATGCATGAAGTGGAATTGCAGCCGATTCGGGCGCAGGGTGCGGGTGGTCAGAAGGTTAACAAGGTGGCCACCGCAGTGCACCTCCGTTTTGATATCAAGGGATCGTCGCTGCCTGAAACCTGTAAAGAAGCGCTGCTGAGGTACAATGATCATCGTATTTCAAAAGAGGGTATAATTATCATCAAGGCCCAGCGGTATCGCAATCTGGAAAAGAACAGAGAAGATGCACTCAACCGACTGAAAGAACTGATCAAGGGAGCGACTGTTGTCCGCAAAAAGCGAAAACCTACAAAGCCCCCACGAAGGTGGCAAGAAAGACGCCTCGAAAGCAAAATACGGCGAGGACAATTGAAAAGATTGAGACAAAGGATTGAAGAGGAATAGTCCTGTGACGCAGTGGCAACAACACATGATCACGAGTTAGAGCGATTTCAACATCAGCCAGATTCTTCCCTCTAATCTGGAGGCACGGTTGTTAAAATGAGTAGCAAGAACAAGATATTGGCCGGTCTGATTATGATTGCTGTGGTGGACTGGGTAGTTCCTCTGCCAATTGTCGGCATTCTGCTCATCTACGTGCTTCTGCAAAGGCCGCCATGGTTCAAGCAAATGGTAGCCCAGGTGTATGGCGCCGATTGAAGAGAGCAGAGCAGCGTCCTGCATACTGCAAATGCCGCAGCCGTGGACGGACTCACCAGGAGTTATTTGTATGTTTCTCAAGCTCTTTCTAGGTTTTACCCTTGTGCCCATCGCAGAGATCTATTTGCTGATCAAAATCGGCTCACACATAGGCGCACTCAATACCATTGCTGTGGTGATTGTTACCGGCATCCTGGGTGCTTCCCTGGCAAGGCTGCAGGGCCTTCAGACGCTTGTTAGGGTTCGGCAGAGTCTGGAGCATGGTGAACTCCCGGCAGAGGAAATGCTGGATGCCCTGCTTATCTTCGTGGCTGGAGTCGTGCTTTTGACGCCTGGCTTCATAACTGATCTTGCGGGGCTTGCCTTGCTGATTCCGCAGTCGAGGAACAGATTCAAACGGTGGCTGCGGAAAAAATTCGATGTGTGGATGACAACTCACCCTTATGGTGAGAGCTGGTAAGAGAGAGGAACGCCGTGCTGTCAGGAAAAGCGGCAGGATTATCTGGTGGTAAATGACCCGGAAAAGAGATCTATCCAAAAGAAGAAAATATAGATATTTATTTGGACCAGTACCCTCTCGTCGATTCGGGCGGTCTCTGGGTGTGGATCTTACGCCTTTCAAGACATGCAGTCTGGATTGCATCTTTTGTCAACTGGGGCGAACAACACACAAGACCGTTGTTCGCCAGGAATACGTTCCTACTGCTGAAGTAATTGCCGAACTGGAAAAGTGGTTAGAGACTGACGGCAAGGCAGACTATATTACCCTTTCCGGTTCAGGAGAACCAACACTGCATAGTTGCTTCGGCGAGGTTATCGAGTTCATCAAAGTAAAGAGCACAATTCCAACGGCGCTTCTAACTAATGGCACTATGCTGCAGTCCCAGGAAGTTCGGCAGGCGGCTTCTCAGGCCAATACTGTGAAGGTTTCTCTGAGCGCCTGGGATCAGGATTCCTACGAGAGAGTGAACCGACCCCACCAGCAATTGCAGTTCGATCAACTGGTTGAAAGTCAGAGGGTTTTTGCAGCGCAATTCAGCGGAAAATTATGGCTGGAGATTTTTCTTATAGAAGGCGTCAACTCAATGCCCGAGGATGTGAGAAAAATCGCCGCTTTGGTAAGGACAATCAATGTGGAACGTGTTCAATTTAACACTGCTATACGTCCCTCGGCTGAACAGTTTGTCAAACCGCTGTCACATGAAGACATGCGTGTTCTAGTTCACCTGTTTCAGCCGCCGGCAGAGATCATCCCAGAATTCAGCGCAGCCACAGTAAAAAAAATGCCGGTTACGCAAGAGATGGTTTTTTCCATGCTGCAGCGCCGTCCGTGCACGGCGGAACAAATAGCCGATGCATTCAACATGCATCCGAATGAGGTAGCGAAATATCTCGGAAGATTGCTTCGAACAGAAAGGATCCGAACAGTGCGCAAGAATGGCGTGGTTTACTATCTAGCCGCCGGCAGGGAAGTAATAATGGGGGACTAGAGTGCCCGGTAACATCAGCTTTCAATGTCTATGGCTTGCTCAAGTGACAGACCAGCACAGAATCTCTCGAACATAATTGTAGCCTTATCCATGTGTCCACCAGCAAATCTCAAGAACGCATCAACATGATTTCGCATGTTGAGATACCATGCTGCAATATCAGCGTCTGAGTACCCCAAGATTTTTCCCATTCTGGCATCATAACTGGCATCGTGGGGCAATTCTACGATCTCTGTTGCAGCAACCGTGGCCGTCTTCTTGCTCAAAGCGATGGTGAGGCCTATTATTCCGTCACTATCTGCGATCGGTGCCACGAAGAGAGTATTAGCGCACGGGGTTGGTTTTCGGTTGAACCAAGCATTAACAATTTTTTCAAACGTTGCTTTATCAACCGTTTGAGGCCAGTTATCAAAAATTACTGGTTTAGCCCCGGAGCACAATGCAACCATCTCGTCTTCAACGCCTCCGAAAGGGTCTATCTTGCCGCCTTGAGCGGCCTTCGTGAGCTCCTCGATAGTCATCTGCCATGCTTCCTTACTCTGCATGATTTCTCCCTGCGAAAAAGAGCGCGACCTTGTTAACTAAGGTATACTAACATGCTATCGTTCTTTTCTGCCAAGCTTTTCTTTTCCAGCTGAATGTCGGTTTCGATTTGGCAGGCAATGTATCAAGCCAGTTTGACCTTCCTGCCGCACCGCCTCAGCCAACAAAGTGCGGGTGAGAACACGAGATGTATGTCCAACCATCTGAAGGATCATGAGAACTTTCTCGTCTGTTTGACACAATGGAAAAACTGTCTTACAATGACGGTAAGACAGACAGCAGTGGGGATCAAATATGCCCGAAGCAGTTCTTTCTTCTAAAGGTCAGGTTGTCCTGCCCAGAGAGATTCGAGAGACACTGGGCTTGAGGGAAGGAGATCGTCTGCGGGTTGAGATCGAAGATGACCATATCACCATCCGACCGATACGGTCCAGTAATGTGCAGGACTGGCGACGCTGGCGCGGTGTTCTTGCTGGAACAACCGCCCTGGCAGATCACCTGGCCGAGCATAGTGAAGAGGTGACTGATGAGCGTCTGCCTTGATGCTTTCGCAATGCTGAGCTGGCTACAGGATGCGGCAGGAGCTCATGAGGTAGAAGAATATCTGACCCGGGCAGCCGAGGATGAACAATTCAATTGTTACCTTTCCACGATCAATCTGGGAGAGGTCTTCTATCGTCTTGTACGTGTTCGAAACCTTGAAGAGGCTGAAGCTTTCTGGGAAGAGGTTCGGCGGGGGAATCTGCCTGTGAAGCTGGTGGAACCCACGCGCAACAGAGTCCGTGAGGCAGCTCGCATAAAAGGTCAGTATCCTGTAGCTTTCGCGGATGCCTTCGCCGCCCAAACAGCGCGAGAAAAGGCAGTGCCACTGGTCACAGGTGATCCTGAATTGAAGATACTGGCAGACAAAGGCATGATTTCTTTGCTTTGGTTGGGACCCGCCTGATCAGCTGCTATGGCTGCCATTTCTCCGTTCAGTGGTTTTCGTTGTTTTTCCACTAATTTTTGTTGTTATTTCATTCTTCTCCATTCCTGGCCTAACAATTCTGATCTTGCTCGCTGCAACTGCCAGTTGAGTTAGGGATAATTGAGGATGGCCTCTATTCTCGGGATCGCTGTTTTTGTCCCCGTTGGTACAATAATCTTTACCACTTGCAAGCGGCTGTTTATGAAACATCCAGGCCAGGGTGCTTTTTGAGAGTAGTCGTTTTATGCTGGAGTGCGGCGAACACAATGTGGCAAATTAGGCTATCCCTTCGTCCCCGATCAAGAGAATTGTCAGGTATATGAATTTAACCGCTGTAGTGCTCGTTTTGCTATCTGCCGCCATTCATGTGGGTTGGAATTTCCTGACCAAATCCAGTGAAAGCCCCATGGCGTTTTCACTGTTGAAGGGTACTTTTTTGCTTGCCTTTGGGGCAGTGGTGCTGCTGAGCATACCTGGACAGATGATTCCGCAGGAACTGTGGATCTATGTCCTGGCCTCCGGGGTGATACACGGTATATATATTCTAGCCCTTAGTATTGCCTATGAAACGGGTGACATTTCGTATGTCTATCCCATTGCCAGGTCGGCACCGGCACTGGTGCCTGTTGCCGCTTTTTTCATACTCGGAGAAACGATCACTTGGCGTGGTGGTATCGGCATTGCGATTGTCATGACCTGCGTCTTGCTGCTCCAGTTCAGAAACAGCGGTGATTCTGAGGGGGAAGGACTCAGGACATCCATTCGCAAGAAAGACACCCGTTGGGCCTTCATTACCCTGGGGGCGGTGGTGGCCTACACCCTGGTGGACAAAGCAGCAATGGTCAGCTTCAGCAACCACCCAGAGATGCCGACGAGTGTTCGTGGACCGGTTTTTTTTCTCCTCCAGGTGATGCTCTGCTATTTGCTATTCTGGGGCTACTGGTTGATAAAGAAAAAACTGGCAATCAGAGAAGTGTGGAAAAGAGAATGGCCGCGCGGGCTGGTAGCAGCTGCTGGCACACTGGCTTCATATAGTTTGATCCTGCACGTCATGCAGACAGAAGAGGTCAGCTACATCGTCACTCTCCGCCAGGCTAGCGTGCTTCTAGCCGTACTGGTGGGCTGGTTCATTTTGCGGGAGCCGTATGGCAAGCAGCGGCTGATTCTTTCTGGAGCCATGGTGGTAGGATTCTATCTGGTGGCAACAGCAGCCTGACAGAAAAGGGAGTTTTGCAAAAAAGTAGCAGAAGATCATAGCCTTGTGCAGTTTGAATGCCATTGACAAAAGTGGCAGTCGAAAGTCAAACGTCTGTTTTCTTCACATAGACAGTAAGGGTATCGAGAGCCACAGCCACATTAGTCCCCCGGGCACGAAAGTGCGTCGGGTTTGCATCGTCAAGAGAGATGAGGTGGCCATTGGCCACTTCTATCTCGTATCTGGCCAGAGAACCGAGAAAAAAAGCATTTTTAATTTTCCCCCTGAGTGCTGCCTCACCTTCTTCTGCAAAGCGTAGCATCTCGGGACGGGCAACGATGGTCACCTCCTCACCCTCTTCAAAGCGGTCATCCACCTCCACCTCGAAGACGGCCTCATAGAGACTGATCTGCACCCGGTTTCCTGTCATTTTCTGCACCGTACCGTGCAGGTAGTTGGTTATGCCTATAAACTCGGCAACGAACTTGGTTGCCGGTCTGCGGTATATTTCTATGGGTGAGCCCACCTGTTCGATACGTCCCTGATTCATTACTAGCATAGTATCCGAGATGCTGGTGGCCTCTTCCTGATCGTGGGTTACGTAGATGGTGGTGATTCCCAGCCGTTCCTGCAGGTTCCGAATCTCCCCCCGCATGTAGAGACGCAGTTTGGCATCAAGATTCGACAGAGGTTCGTCAAAGAGCAAGACCTGTGGTTCGTTCACCAGCACCCGGGCAATGGCCACCCGCTGCTGCTGGCCGCCGGAAAGCTGGTCAGGCATCCGATCTTCCATGCCGCCGAGTTGCAGGAGTTCGAGGCCGGCTGCCACTTTTTTCTTTATCTCCGCCGCCGGAAGCTTTTTGATCTTGAGGCCGTAGGCAACATTTTCGAACACAGTCATATGTGGAAAAAGAGCATAATTCTGAAATACGGTCCCTGTTGGCCTCTGGTAAGGAGGCAGATGGTTGACCCGTTTTCCTCCCACAACTATGTCGCCCTCCTCGGGCTCGTAAAAGCCTGCGATACATCGCAGGGTAGTAGTCTTGCCGCAGCCACTCGGACCCAAAAGAGTAGTGAGTTTGCCAGCCTCGAAATCATGGCTGAACCGATCTACAGCGAGTATTTCCTCTCCCTTTTTGCCAAAGCGCTTGGTGACGTTCTTCAAAAGAACAGGGACCCTGGTCATACTGATCTCCTAACACTCAACAGTACCGTCACATACGAAACATGGAAGCAGTGGCTCCGGTTAATTTGTAGAGAAGCACAAGGAGTAAAATCACCATCGCCATAAGCAGGCTTGACATGGCAGCTGCCACGCCGAGAGAGCCGGCCTCAACAAAATTATAAATATCTACTGCCATGACTCGCCATTTGGGGGTGACGAGAAAGATGGTGGAAGTAAGTTCCGTGATCGCTCGAATAAAGGCAAAGGTGAGTCCAGCAATAAATGCAGGTTTCAACAGAGGAAGCACCACCCGGCGAAATGTGGTGAACCAGGTGGCCCCCAGGTCTGCGGAAGCCTCTTCCAGGACCACATCGATCTGCTTGAGAGTGGATACACCTGTTCTCAGACCGAAAGGCATTCGCCTGATTACATAATCAACGATGATAATGAGAGCAGTGCCGGTGAGTATCAATGGCGGTCTGTTAAAAGCTACTACAAAGCCGAGGCCCATCATGGTTCCTGGCACGGCATAC
It includes:
- a CDS encoding ABC transporter ATP-binding protein → MTRVPVLLKNVTKRFGKKGEEILAVDRFSHDFEAGKLTTLLGPSGCGKTTTLRCIAGFYEPEEGDIVVGGKRVNHLPPYQRPTGTVFQNYALFPHMTVFENVAYGLKIKKLPAAEIKKKVAAGLELLQLGGMEDRMPDQLSGGQQQRVAIARVLVNEPQVLLFDEPLSNLDAKLRLYMRGEIRNLQERLGITTIYVTHDQEEATSISDTMLVMNQGRIEQVGSPIEIYRRPATKFVAEFIGITNYLHGTVQKMTGNRVQISLYEAVFEVEVDDRFEEGEEVTIVARPEMLRFAEEGEAALRGKIKNAFFLGSLARYEIEVANGHLISLDDANPTHFRARGTNVAVALDTLTVYVKKTDV